From the genome of Papaver somniferum cultivar HN1 chromosome 2, ASM357369v1, whole genome shotgun sequence, one region includes:
- the LOC113349620 gene encoding monothiol glutaredoxin-S9-like, with amino-acid sequence MEAITRIVSDKGVVIFSKSSCCMCYAVKILFHDLGVNPKIHEIDLDPQGREIEKALIRLGCNTTSVPAVFIGGSLIGSTNEVMSLHLGGSLVPLLRALH; translated from the coding sequence ATGGAAGCTATAACAAGAATTGTATCAGACAAAGGTGTTGTGATATTCAGCAAGAGTTCATGTTGTATGTGTTATGCAGTTAAGATTCTGTTTCATGATCTTGGTGTTAATCctaagattcatgaaattgacCTTGACCCGCAAGGAAGAGAGATCGAGAAGGCTTTAATACGTCTAGGGTGTAACACTACTTCGGTACCTGCCGTCTTTATCGGTGGTAGCTTAATTGGGTCGACCAACGAAGTCATGTCGCTTCATCTTGGTGGCTCTTTGGTTCCATTGCTTAGAGCTTTACATTAA